In the Coleofasciculus sp. FACHB-1120 genome, one interval contains:
- a CDS encoding ParM/StbA family protein, translated as MHTIVLAIDQGNFDLKYFDGLEAKAIRSVRFKLPKGRLPLTSNNTSPLIEFEDQLYHFGYQAYKYRKQSHTVEEEKEASALLNTLPCIEPYHSEFKLHIHTSHPEPDKAEEIISKQLIRSIDYKRNGKAMRVHIESVRVEPEGYPAYTYAKSLPDLIPDSGFTVVIDIGGGTWLSRLIDNKDGEIIDSTVSKRGGAYELATAIKFDERLCKALGDQPAAGMIMNGFADGSHHYPDNPRASWKPYLTEHLDPWFKGIFGEVKNQYQPYFPRIRRFLVTGGSSHLIAHKIQGIPLFALIPEPRFANVRGLLPMAIAQKAIA; from the coding sequence ATGCACACCATCGTTCTCGCTATCGATCAGGGTAATTTTGACCTCAAATACTTTGACGGTCTGGAAGCCAAAGCTATCCGCTCCGTGCGTTTCAAACTGCCCAAAGGCCGCTTACCCCTCACCAGTAACAACACCAGCCCGTTAATTGAGTTTGAAGATCAGCTTTACCACTTCGGCTATCAGGCTTACAAATACCGCAAACAATCCCACACCGTAGAAGAAGAGAAGGAAGCCTCAGCGCTGCTCAACACCTTGCCCTGTATTGAGCCATACCACTCTGAGTTCAAGCTGCACATTCACACATCGCACCCAGAGCCGGACAAAGCGGAAGAAATCATCTCCAAGCAGCTGATCCGGTCCATTGACTACAAGCGCAATGGAAAAGCGATGCGGGTTCACATTGAATCCGTCCGAGTTGAACCAGAAGGCTACCCCGCTTACACCTACGCCAAGTCTCTTCCCGATCTAATTCCAGATTCCGGGTTCACCGTTGTTATCGACATCGGCGGCGGCACCTGGCTCAGCCGACTGATAGACAACAAAGATGGAGAAATTATTGACTCTACCGTGAGCAAGCGCGGCGGAGCCTACGAACTGGCGACGGCGATTAAGTTTGACGAGCGGCTGTGCAAAGCCCTAGGCGATCAGCCCGCGGCGGGAATGATTATGAACGGATTTGCAGACGGCTCTCATCACTACCCGGATAATCCCAGAGCCAGCTGGAAGCCCTACCTTACCGAACACCTCGACCCTTGGTTCAAAGGCATCTTCGGAGAAGTCAAGAACCAGTATCAGCCCTACTTCCCGCGCATCCGTCGCTTTCTTGTCACCGGCGGCAGCTCTCACCTGATTGCCCACAAAATCCAAGGCATCCCGCTATTTGCACTGATTCCGGAGCCGCGCTTTGCTAATGTGCGCGGACTACTGCCAATGGCGATCGCCCAGAAAGCGATCGCATGA
- a CDS encoding helix-turn-helix transcriptional regulator — translation MNNEKVNFSLVELRKRAGVTQKEVANALGVSDHTIRNWEKGRAEAELQLWQVKALCQILDCSLDELPDRFKLQEEGLEKEGI, via the coding sequence ATGAACAATGAAAAGGTTAATTTCTCACTTGTGGAACTTAGAAAAAGAGCAGGAGTAACGCAAAAAGAGGTTGCTAACGCTTTAGGCGTCAGCGATCACACTATTCGTAATTGGGAAAAAGGTAGGGCAGAAGCCGAACTTCAGCTTTGGCAAGTAAAAGCTCTGTGCCAAATCCTAGACTGCTCTTTAGATGAGTTACCTGATCGTTTCAAGCTACAGGAAGAAGGATTAGAAAAGGAGGGAATTTAA